One Lampris incognitus isolate fLamInc1 chromosome 18, fLamInc1.hap2, whole genome shotgun sequence genomic region harbors:
- the LOC130128880 gene encoding sepiapterin reductase-like has protein sequence MQTGDLGSALCVITGASRGFGRTLARHVARWLKPGSVLVLAARSGPDLRALQTELTASGTGPAVRCVAADLATKEGVARVVGAAAEASTQDVDHLMLVNNAGSLGDVSRYTRDVVSMSEVDSYLSFNVSSALCVTTGVLRAVPPRPGLKRTVVNVTSLCALQPFPSWVLYCTGKAAREMMFKVLAEEEPDIRVLNYSPGPLDTAMQAEARSSTADPGVRDSFSAMFAQGQLLTCDASCAKLLTVLLKDEYRSGDHVDFYDL, from the coding sequence ATGCAgaccggggatctgggcagcgcGCTCTGCGTCATCACCGGGGCTTCGCGCGGCTTCGGCCGCACGCTCGCGAGGCACGTCGCCCGGTGGCTCAAGCCGGGGTCGGTGCTCGTGCTGGCAGCCCGCTCCGGGCCCGACCTCCGGGCGCTGCAGACCGAGCTGACCGCTTCTGGCACCGGCCCAGCCGTGCGCTGCGTGGCGGCGGACCTGGCGACGAAAGAAGGCGTGGCGAGGGTGGTCGGAGCGGCCGCGGAGGCGTCGACCCAGGACGTCGACCACCTCATGTTGGTCAACAACGCCGGCTCCCTCGGCGACGTGTCCCGCTACACCCGGGACGTGGTCAGCATGTCCGAGGTGGACTCCTACCTGTCCTTCAACGTCAGCTCGGCGCTGTGCGTCACCACCGGTGTGCTGCGGGCGGTCCCGCCGCGTCCCGGCCTGAAACGCACCGTGGTCAACGTCACCTCTCTGTGCGCCCTGCAGCCCTTCCCCTCCTGGGTGCTGTACTGCACTGGCAAGGCCGCCCGGGAGATGATGTTCAAGGTCCTGGCAGAAGAGGAGCCGGACATTCGGGTGCTCAACTACTCCCCGGGGCCTCTGGACACGGCCATGCAGGCGGAGGCCAGGTCCAGCACCGCTGACCCGGGCGTCAGGGACTCCTTCTCGGCCATGTTCGCCCAGGGCCAGCTGCTGACCTGCGACGCCTCTTGTGCCAAACTGCTGACGGTTCTTCTCAAAGACGAGTACCGTTCTGGAGACCACGTTGACTTTTATGACCTGTAG